The genomic segment CGCGATGCCACACCCGAGCGCCAGCATCGCCCGGCTGTCGTTGCGTCGGTAGCCGTAGAGCGCGAGCGAGAAGATGACGAGCCCGACCAGCAACGACAGGAGAGCGAGGGCCTGTGCGACGAGGAGTACACTGACCCCGGCCATTACAGCCCCTCCCAGAGGTCGGTGAAGGCGTCGGCGAACTCCGCGGTCGTCGATTTCGTCCGGAGACTCACGTCGAAGCTCCCGTCGTCAAGCGAGACGAGCAGTTCGTCTAACTGGGCCTCGTAGCGTTTCCGGTGGTCGCCATCCGGGTCGGGGACGACCTCGGCGTCGACGAGGCCAACCGCTTCGAGGGCTTCCAGTCGGCGGTACACGGTCGAGAGCGACATCTCGCACTCGTCGCTCAGAGCAGGTGCGGTCATGGGTTCGTGGCTCGTGGCCGCCAAGAGCGAACGCGCGTACTCGTCGTCGAGGAGGGCGAACACGGCAGCGGGGTCGTCGGCCACGATTCGTCGTTGAGAGGGCGAGATAAAAAGCACCCACCTGCGTTCGCTGGACCAGCGAACGCCGTAGCAGCGTCAGTCGCGCTCCGATGACCACCTCGCTCAGCACGCGGACCGGTCGGCCGAAGTTGTCCCTGTCGCTGACGGCGAGCGGTAAGTTCAGTCGTCGTCCCCGGAGGGCGACCGGGTCGCTGCCGGGCGGTGCTGTCCAGGGCCGGGCTCGGACCAGTCCGGTCCGATTGCAGCGCCGCTGGCGAGCGTCTCCCGCCCGTGTCGGACGAGCACCGCGAGGGCGACGGTCCAGAACCCCGCCGCCAGCAGGGCCTCGTACGGGACCGGCAGGCTACTGCTCTCCCCGACGAGCATCACCAGCAGTCCCGCGGCGGCGTTGAGCGTCCCGTGCATGACCACGACACCGAGGAGGTCGCCGCCGGAGCTGTTGTAGTACCAGGTGAACACGATGGCGTAGGCGAGGACTCCCGCGGCGTACAGCGCCGGTTGCTCGCCGTAGACGCCGAAGTAGAACATCGGAGCGTGCCAGAG from the Halomicroarcula saliterrae genome contains:
- a CDS encoding DUF7521 family protein, whose protein sequence is MAGVSVLLVAQALALLSLLVGLVIFSLALYGYRRNDSRAMLALGCGIAMLTVVSTIATILAARLFGGRLAPVGSEAAELVGMCLILYAIVLARRE
- a CDS encoding helix-turn-helix domain-containing protein, producing MADDPAAVFALLDDEYARSLLAATSHEPMTAPALSDECEMSLSTVYRRLEALEAVGLVDAEVVPDPDGDHRKRYEAQLDELLVSLDDGSFDVSLRTKSTTAEFADAFTDLWEGL